One Brassica napus cultivar Da-Ae chromosome A1, Da-Ae, whole genome shotgun sequence genomic region harbors:
- the LOC106387483 gene encoding ectonucleotide pyrophosphatase/phosphodiesterase family member 1-like — MISGDTKPKAMPTPEEDQEDPPSQSIALLHNNNNNSDSDSSTKTISSCFIFTSLLIITCIALSAASAFAFLFFSSSQNAVVALNQVSKSQPFHRSIARPLKKLHKPVVLLISSDGFRFGYQHKTTLPNIHRLIANGTEAETGLIPVYPTLTFPNHYSIVTGLYPAHHGIINNRFIDPVTGEVFTMASHEPEWWLGEPLWETVVNQGLKAATYFWPGSEVHKGAWDCPKGLCQVYNGSVPFDDRVDTILHYFDLPSNEIPSFMTLYFEDPDHQGHQVGPDDPRITEAVVNIDRLVGRLIDGLEKRGVFEDVTMIMVGDHGMVGTCDKKVIVLDDLASWIDIPASWVHYYTPMLVIKPPKGHDPADVVAKMNEGLGSGKVENGEYLKVYLKEDLPSRLHYVESDRIPPIIGMVGEGFKVVQKRSKAKECGGAHGYDNAFFSMRTIFMGHGPMFAKGKKVPSFENVEIYNVISTILGLKGAPNNGSEGFPSNVLLPRA; from the coding sequence ATGATCTCCGGCGACACAAAGCCCAAAGCGATGCCAACACCAGAGGAAGACCAAGAAGACCCACCAAGCCAATCAATCGCACTTctccacaacaacaacaacaactcagATTCAGATTCTTCAACTAAAACCATCTCAAGCTGCTTCATCTTCACATCTCTCCTCATCATCACCTGCATCGCTCTCTCCGCCGCCTCCGCCTTcgccttcctcttcttctcctcctcccaAAACGCCGTCGTTGCACTAAACCAAGTCTCAAAGTCCCAACCTTTCCACAGATCCATCGCCCGCCCCCTCAAGAAACTCCACAAGCCCGTCGTCCTCCTCATCTCCTCAGACGGCTTCCGCTTCGGTTACCAACACAAAACCACCCTCCCCAACATCCACCGCCTCATCGCCAACGGAACCGAAGCAGAAACCGGTTTAATCCCGGTTTACCCGACCCTAACCTTCCCCAACCACTACTCCATCGTCACAGGCCTCTACCCAGCTCACCACGGCATCATCAACAACAGGTTCATAGATCCGGTAACAGGGGAAGTCTTCACAATGGCTAGCCACGAGCCGGAGTGGTGGCTAGGCGAGCCGTTATGGGAAACAGTAGTAAACCAAGGTTTAAAGGCAGCTACTTACTTCTGGCCTGGCTCTGAGGTACACAAGGGGGCTTGGGACTGTCCTAAAGGCTTATGTCAAGTTTACAACGGTTCTGTTCCTTTTGACGATAGGGTTGATACTATCTTGCACTACTTCGATTTGCCTAGTAATGAGATTCCTAGTTTTATGACACTTTACTTCGAGGATCCGGATCATCAGGGTCACCAGGTTGGCCCTGATGATCCTCGGATCACTGAAGCTGTTGTTAACATCGATAGGTTGGTTGGTAGGTTGATAGATGGGTTGGAGAAGAGAGGGGTGTTCGAGGATGTGACTATGATTATGGTTGGTGATCATGGAATGGTTGGGACTTGTGATAAGAAAGTGATCGTTCTCGATGATTTAGCTTCTTGGATCGATATTCCTGCCAGCTGGGTTCATTACTACACTCCTATGCTGGTGATTAAGCCTCCTAAAGGTCATGATCCAGCTGATGTTGTGGCTAAGATGAACGAAGGACTTGGGTCGGGGAAAGTGGAGAATGGAGAGTACTTGAAGGTTTATCTCAAGGAGGATTTGCCTAGCAGGCTGCATTATGTAGAGAGTGATAGGATCCCGCCTATTATAGGAATGGTTGGTGAAGGGTTCAAGGTTGTGCAGAAGAGGAGTAAGGCGAAAGAGTGTGGTGGAGCTCATGGGTATGATAATGCGTTCTTTTCGATGAGGACTATATTCATGGGGCACGGTCCTATGTTTGCAAAGGGGAAGAAAGTGCCTTCTTTTGAGAATGTTGAGATATATAATGTCATTAGTACGATTTTGGGACTTAAGGGTGCACCGAACAATGGTTCTGAAGGGTTTCCTTCAAACGTTCTGTTGCCAAGGGCGTAA
- the LOC125609844 gene encoding thioredoxin-like 2-2, chloroplastic, whose translation MAGVVRLSTTSVQAIRVSSSFATTLNYSLKPCLPPNLNSDKRLRLLSSSPSCSSAHYPSSGLASHIPLKRSKSKLVRVKVDETVAETEPPKWWERNAGPNMVDIHSTEEFLKALSEAGERLVIVEFYGTWCASCRALFPKLCKTAVEHPDILFLKVNFDENKPMCKSLNVKVLPYFHFYRGADGQLESFSCSLAKFQKIKDAIRLHNTDRCSISPAKGPEGFTLESLSVQTNAAKPAGSS comes from the exons ATGGCTGGAGTTGTGAGATTATCAACGACGTCGGTTCAGGCCATTCGCGTCTCTTCCTCCTTTGCAACCACTCTCAACTACTCTCTGAAACCTTGCTTGCCTCCGAATCTGAATTCCGACAAGAGATTGCGTCTGCTCTCGTCTTCTCCATCGTGCTCGTCTGCTCATTACCCGTCTTCTGGTCTCGCAAGCCACATCCCTCTTAAACGATCCAAGAGCAAGTTGGTTCGCGTCAAG GTAGATGAGACTGTGGCGGAGACAGAGCCACCGAAATGGTGGGAGAGGAATGCTGGACCGAACATGGTTGACATTCATTCAACCGAAGAGTTCTTGAAGGCTTTGAGCGAAGCGGGGGAGAGACTAGTCATTGTAGAGTTTTATGGAACTTGGTGCGCTTCTTGTAGAGCATTGTTCCCTAAG CTTTGCAAGACAGCGGTGGAACATCCGGATATATTGTTCCTCAAAGTAAACTTTGATGAGAATAAACCAATGTGCAAGAGTTTGAACGTCAAAGTGCTTCCTTATTTCCACTTTTACCGTGGAGCTGATGGCCAGCTTGAGTCCTTCTCATGTTCTCTTGCCAAG tTCCAGAAGATAAAAGATGCCATCAGACTGCACAACACAGATCGTTGCAGCATCAGTCCAGCCAAGGGACCTGAAGGGTTTA